The Methanocella arvoryzae MRE50 genome includes a region encoding these proteins:
- a CDS encoding heavy metal translocating P-type ATPase, whose protein sequence is MDHEHHKPPDHGGPEAEEDTRLKHKGYEAHKGHADHHKMMLEDFKKRFIVSTILTIPIVVLSPTIQGILGYRFDFPGSIYLQFILSSIVYFYGGYPFLKGIFEELGKRTPGMMTLIAVAITVAYVYSCAVVFGLPGMTFFWELATLIDIMLLGHWIEMRSVMGASRALEELVKIMPSEAHMVMDGMVHDVSVEDLQVGDRVLVKPGEKIPVDGEVIEGDTSVNEAMLTGESKPVSKTVGDKVIGGSVNGEGSIKAEVKKTGKDTYLNQVVELVKQAQESKSRAQDLANRAAFILTIIALSVGAITFIIWVLAGQTLNFAVERTATVMVITCPHALGLAVPLVIAVSTALAAKSGLLIRNRTAFEKARGLQAIIFDKTGTLTLGKFGVTEVLPLEGSYREEDLLTYTASLESRSEHPIAAGITGSARDKGIGLKTVSGFKSIPGKGVEGIIDGKIYRVVSPGYLEEKGLAIDNDRVEKVKQQGKTVVFLLEGDTLAGAIALADIIRPESKDAIARLKEMGIKCMMLTGDNRYVARWVAEDLGLDDYFAEVLPDQKVEKVKEVQRKYVTGMVGDGVNDAPALTRANVGIAIGAGTDVAIESADVILVKNDPRDVVKIVSLSKKTYRKMVENLLWATGYNAFAIPLAAGVLYAYGIFLSPAAGAILMSLSTVIVAINARMLKA, encoded by the coding sequence ACCACGAGCATCATAAACCGCCAGATCACGGGGGACCCGAAGCTGAAGAGGATACCCGGCTGAAGCACAAAGGCTATGAGGCCCACAAAGGTCATGCCGATCACCACAAGATGATGCTCGAGGACTTCAAGAAGCGGTTCATCGTCTCAACTATCCTCACAATCCCGATCGTCGTCTTATCGCCCACAATCCAGGGCATCCTGGGCTACCGCTTCGATTTCCCCGGGTCAATATATCTTCAATTCATTTTATCTTCGATCGTGTACTTCTATGGCGGCTACCCGTTCCTCAAGGGCATCTTCGAGGAACTCGGGAAACGCACGCCGGGCATGATGACGCTCATCGCTGTGGCAATCACGGTAGCTTATGTGTACAGTTGCGCTGTCGTGTTCGGGCTGCCGGGCATGACCTTCTTCTGGGAACTCGCAACGTTGATCGACATCATGCTGCTGGGCCACTGGATAGAGATGAGGTCAGTCATGGGGGCATCCAGGGCACTCGAGGAACTGGTCAAGATCATGCCTTCGGAAGCCCACATGGTGATGGATGGCATGGTCCATGACGTCAGCGTGGAAGACCTGCAGGTGGGTGACCGGGTACTGGTCAAGCCCGGCGAAAAAATACCCGTGGACGGAGAAGTGATCGAAGGCGATACCAGCGTTAACGAAGCCATGCTTACCGGCGAGTCAAAGCCCGTGTCTAAAACTGTGGGCGATAAGGTCATCGGTGGATCTGTCAACGGCGAAGGCTCCATCAAGGCAGAGGTAAAAAAGACTGGCAAGGATACATACCTTAACCAGGTCGTCGAGCTGGTTAAGCAGGCCCAGGAAAGCAAATCCCGGGCGCAGGACCTGGCAAACCGGGCCGCATTTATCCTGACGATCATCGCGCTGAGCGTCGGCGCCATTACCTTTATTATCTGGGTTCTCGCAGGGCAGACATTAAACTTCGCGGTAGAACGAACTGCCACTGTGATGGTGATCACCTGCCCTCATGCTCTGGGGCTGGCGGTGCCACTGGTTATTGCTGTGTCAACCGCACTGGCAGCGAAATCGGGCCTGCTCATCCGCAACCGGACTGCCTTCGAGAAGGCCCGGGGCTTACAGGCGATCATCTTCGACAAGACCGGTACGCTGACCCTGGGTAAATTTGGAGTAACCGAGGTCTTACCGCTGGAGGGCAGCTATCGTGAGGAGGATTTGCTAACATACACGGCATCTCTGGAATCCAGATCCGAGCATCCGATCGCGGCTGGTATTACCGGAAGCGCCCGGGATAAGGGCATCGGCCTGAAAACCGTCTCCGGCTTCAAATCTATTCCCGGCAAAGGTGTGGAAGGCATCATCGACGGCAAAATATACCGGGTGGTCAGCCCGGGCTATCTCGAGGAAAAGGGCCTTGCGATCGATAATGATCGGGTGGAAAAAGTAAAGCAGCAGGGAAAAACAGTCGTCTTCCTGCTTGAGGGCGACACGCTGGCCGGGGCCATTGCGCTGGCCGACATTATCCGCCCCGAATCTAAAGATGCCATCGCCAGGCTAAAAGAGATGGGCATCAAGTGCATGATGCTGACCGGCGATAACCGCTACGTAGCCCGGTGGGTAGCGGAAGATCTGGGCCTGGACGACTATTTCGCCGAGGTGCTGCCCGACCAGAAGGTAGAGAAAGTAAAGGAAGTCCAGCGAAAATACGTCACCGGCATGGTGGGCGACGGGGTAAACGACGCGCCTGCGCTGACTCGGGCAAACGTCGGCATCGCCATCGGCGCGGGGACCGACGTGGCCATAGAGAGCGCCGACGTCATACTGGTGAAAAACGACCCGCGAGACGTGGTGAAAATTGTCAGCCTCTCCAAAAAGACTTACCGCAAGATGGTGGAGAACCTTCTCTGGGCCACCGGGTACAACGCTTTTGCTATCCCGCTAGCAGCGGGCGTTTTATACGCTTACGGAATCTTTCTCTCCCCCGCGGCAGGCGCCATTCTCATGAGCCTGAGCACGGTGATCGTTGCCATCAATGCCCGGATGCTGAAAGCGTGA
- a CDS encoding MFS transporter, whose translation MDSKIKARQIIVLAVGMFIFTLGFGVIIPVMPYYANNLGATALDLGLLMATFSAMQFVCAPVWGAISDRIGRKPVMMIGLTGFGLAFTVTGLSSEPAALAISEVIGHWTGLSPHIGVLFISEVIGGTLSSGIWPATLAFIADITKPEERGNLMGQMGAASGLGVIIGPAISGFLTSWSLTLPFFATAGIGFLTAVLAYLLLPESRVPGQQPEVVKKVSMLSAIKTSLGFIFILTMLISFAGAMIDGTFGYFLMGKFGLSDQPGPVPLLFWTVQMTGPGVMGVVFAFMGITGVVCQGLLVGKAISTLGEQKTIIAGLIIYSAGIIAIYFSVGIVTLALFTCLIEVGFGLIFPSLNTLVSKRTDPDRQGEMLGVMGSFNSLGRVIGPPAGGLMFAVHIGLPYFVSGILGFIAAGVMAMLTRAEKRKAEILPTSVVKT comes from the coding sequence ATGGACAGTAAAATCAAGGCCAGGCAGATAATCGTGCTCGCAGTAGGCATGTTTATCTTTACCTTAGGGTTCGGAGTCATCATCCCTGTCATGCCCTACTATGCCAACAACCTGGGGGCAACGGCTCTCGATCTCGGCCTGCTGATGGCGACTTTCTCGGCGATGCAGTTCGTCTGTGCTCCTGTATGGGGTGCCATCTCTGACAGGATCGGCCGGAAGCCGGTGATGATGATCGGCTTGACAGGGTTTGGATTAGCTTTTACTGTAACAGGCCTGTCGTCAGAACCCGCAGCTCTGGCGATCTCCGAAGTGATCGGCCACTGGACTGGGCTGTCACCGCATATCGGCGTTCTGTTTATCTCCGAGGTGATCGGAGGCACGCTGTCCTCCGGCATCTGGCCTGCCACGCTCGCCTTCATTGCCGATATCACGAAGCCTGAAGAGCGTGGCAACCTCATGGGGCAGATGGGGGCTGCCTCAGGGCTTGGAGTTATTATAGGGCCTGCTATTTCGGGGTTCCTGACCTCGTGGAGCCTTACCCTGCCCTTCTTCGCCACCGCCGGCATCGGGTTCCTGACTGCAGTACTCGCCTACCTGCTCCTGCCTGAATCCCGGGTGCCAGGGCAGCAGCCGGAAGTAGTAAAAAAAGTCTCCATGCTCTCGGCGATTAAGACCTCTCTTGGCTTTATCTTCATACTGACCATGCTGATCAGCTTCGCCGGCGCCATGATCGACGGCACCTTCGGCTATTTCCTCATGGGCAAATTCGGCCTGTCCGACCAGCCTGGCCCTGTGCCACTCCTGTTCTGGACAGTGCAGATGACCGGCCCCGGAGTGATGGGCGTCGTCTTCGCCTTCATGGGCATCACCGGCGTCGTCTGCCAGGGCCTCCTCGTCGGAAAAGCGATCAGCACCCTCGGAGAGCAGAAGACCATCATCGCCGGGCTCATCATCTACAGCGCAGGCATCATCGCCATTTACTTCTCAGTGGGCATCGTCACCCTGGCGCTCTTCACCTGCCTCATCGAAGTGGGCTTCGGCCTCATCTTCCCCAGCCTCAACACGTTAGTATCAAAGCGCACCGACCCCGACCGCCAGGGCGAAATGCTCGGCGTCATGGGCTCCTTCAACAGTTTAGGCCGAGTCATAGGACCGCCGGCTGGTGGTCTGATGTTTGCAGTCCACATTGGGCTGCCCTACTTCGTATCAGGCATCCTCGGGTTCATTGCTGCGGGAGTCATGGCTATGCTAACGAGAGCCGAAAAACGGAAAGCAGAGATACTGCCGACTAGTGTAGTAAAAACATAA